Proteins co-encoded in one Tautonia marina genomic window:
- a CDS encoding ADP-ribosylglycohydrolase family protein produces MATAPSTTMTDRLSGTLLGTALGDALGLPAEGMSAAAITRRFGRVDRFRLLGSTGFVSDDTEQAALVAQALARHPDDRDHCLRAFRRSLLGWFCRLPFGVGMATIRACTRIALGLSPSGVNSAGNGAAMRAAIVGVFFHDRPETRQTFGRAIAEVTHRDERAVEGALYVAELAAFCAGRPIGTSPAICQEQARRIVTNAQLGAAIDTGRELALDGADTLEAARVCGTTGFVVPTLAFATSLFLKHGDDPMTALTESISAGGDTDSIGAILGGWLGALHGESGLPGHLIARIHDGPFGPTHLRALAGCLAMSREGQPCPIPGYSASAALARNLALYPVILGHGFRRLLPF; encoded by the coding sequence GTGGCCACCGCCCCGTCAACCACCATGACCGACCGCCTCTCCGGCACGCTGCTGGGCACGGCGCTGGGCGATGCCCTCGGACTGCCCGCCGAGGGGATGTCGGCAGCCGCCATCACCCGGCGGTTCGGCAGGGTCGATCGCTTCCGATTGCTGGGCTCGACCGGCTTCGTCTCCGACGATACCGAGCAGGCCGCCCTGGTGGCCCAGGCCCTCGCCAGGCACCCGGACGATCGGGATCACTGCCTCCGAGCCTTCCGCCGATCGCTGCTCGGCTGGTTTTGCCGGTTGCCCTTCGGTGTCGGGATGGCGACGATCCGGGCCTGCACCAGGATTGCCCTGGGATTGTCCCCCAGCGGCGTCAATTCGGCGGGCAACGGGGCCGCCATGAGAGCGGCGATCGTCGGGGTGTTCTTCCACGACCGGCCGGAGACGCGGCAGACCTTCGGCAGGGCCATCGCCGAGGTGACCCACCGGGACGAGCGGGCCGTCGAGGGGGCGCTCTACGTTGCCGAGTTGGCCGCCTTTTGTGCTGGTAGGCCAATCGGGACCTCTCCGGCCATCTGCCAGGAACAAGCCCGCCGAATTGTGACCAACGCCCAGCTTGGCGCCGCCATCGACACGGGCAGGGAACTGGCCCTGGACGGTGCCGACACCCTGGAGGCGGCCAGGGTTTGCGGCACCACCGGCTTCGTCGTCCCCACCCTCGCCTTTGCCACCTCTCTCTTCCTCAAGCACGGCGACGATCCGATGACGGCGCTAACGGAGTCGATCTCCGCTGGCGGGGATACCGACTCGATCGGGGCGATCCTGGGCGGCTGGCTCGGGGCATTGCACGGGGAATCGGGCCTGCCGGGTCACCTGATCGCCCGGATTCACGACGGGCCGTTCGGTCCAACTCACCTCCGAGCTTTGGCGGGATGCCTGGCAATGAGCAGGGAGGGGCAGCCCTGCCCGATCCCTGGATATTCCGCCTCGGCGGCCCTGGCCAGGAACCTGGCGTTGTACCCGGTTATCCTGGGGCACGGGTTCCGGAGGCTGTTGCCGTTCTGA
- a CDS encoding DNA-3-methyladenine glycosylase I gives MDVRRCDWARNDLAIRYHDEEWGVPVHDDRRWFEFLTLEGAQAGLSWDTILKKRDRYRIVFDDFDPTVVARYDEAKVATLLADPGIVRNRLKVASAITNARAFLEVQREFGSFDAYIWRFIGGSPIRNAWQSIEEVPARTIESDALSKELKRRGFRFVGTTICYALMQATGLVNDHLVGCFRYAEVGDHAVGR, from the coding sequence ATGGACGTGAGACGATGCGACTGGGCCAGGAATGACCTGGCGATCCGCTACCACGACGAGGAGTGGGGCGTGCCGGTCCACGACGACCGCCGCTGGTTCGAGTTCCTGACCCTCGAAGGTGCCCAGGCGGGGCTCAGTTGGGACACCATCCTCAAGAAGCGGGATCGTTATCGGATCGTGTTCGACGACTTCGACCCGACCGTGGTCGCCCGATACGACGAGGCGAAGGTGGCAACCCTGCTCGCCGATCCGGGCATCGTGCGCAATCGCCTGAAGGTCGCCTCGGCGATCACAAACGCTCGGGCATTCCTGGAGGTGCAGCGGGAGTTCGGCAGCTTCGACGCCTACATCTGGCGGTTCATCGGTGGCAGTCCGATCCGCAACGCCTGGCAGTCGATCGAGGAGGTCCCGGCCCGCACGATCGAGTCCGACGCGCTGAGCAAGGAACTGAAGCGGCGGGGCTTTCGGTTCGTGGGGACGACGATCTGCTACGCACTGATGCAGGCCACCGGCCTGGTCAACGACCACCTCGTCGGCTGCTTCCGTTACGCAGAGGTCGGCGATCATGCGGTTGGCCGGTGA
- a CDS encoding gamma carbonic anhydrase family protein codes for MTHDHPMIDPSAFIASGAVVLGDVHIGKDVSIWYNAVIRGDTERITIGDVTNIQDLAMIHADPGVPCVVGRRVTVGHRAILHGCTVEDDCLIGMGAILLNGVRVGSGSVIGAGALLPEGKQIPPGSVVVGMPGRVVRQVDEAMRGRIEEGWRHYVEEARRHRDGDFPIVPPTRPG; via the coding sequence ATGACCCACGACCATCCCATGATCGACCCATCCGCCTTCATCGCCTCCGGGGCCGTCGTCCTGGGAGACGTTCACATCGGCAAGGACGTGAGCATTTGGTACAACGCTGTCATCCGGGGCGACACCGAGCGGATCACCATCGGGGACGTGACGAACATCCAGGACCTCGCGATGATCCACGCTGATCCGGGCGTCCCCTGCGTCGTCGGGCGTCGGGTCACCGTCGGCCACCGGGCCATCCTCCACGGCTGCACGGTCGAGGACGACTGCCTGATCGGCATGGGGGCGATCCTGCTCAACGGCGTCCGGGTCGGCTCCGGCTCGGTCATCGGGGCCGGGGCATTGCTGCCCGAGGGGAAGCAGATACCGCCGGGCTCCGTGGTCGTCGGGATGCCGGGCCGGGTCGTCCGGCAGGTGGACGAGGCGATGCGGGGGCGGATCGAAGAGGGATGGCGGCACTACGTGGAGGAGGCCCGGCGGCATCGGGACGGCGACTTCCCGATCGTACCGCCGACGAGGCCCGGCTGA
- a CDS encoding amidohydrolase family protein has protein sequence MDRRRFLQAAAASPLLASGSLRAVEDEPQAPVIDTHLHCFAGRDDPRFPYHPDGPYQPEEPATPERLLRLMDGAGVDYAVVVHPEPYQDDHRYLEHCLDVGGEKLKGTCLFFADEPGSLDRMTELVERRKGQIVAARIHAYAPDRLPPFGTPELRALWEHIGELGLAVQLHFEPRYAPGFEPLIEAFPETTVIIDHLGRPFQGTPEEHAVVVGWSRYPNTVMKLSSIPDQRQYPHRDIAPVIRTLTDSYGPDRLIYGGGFNAEATGESYRAYRERLRSYLTHLTPKEQEKVLGGNAARLFGFGAGGR, from the coding sequence ATGGATCGCCGCCGATTCCTCCAGGCCGCTGCCGCCTCCCCGTTACTCGCCTCCGGAAGCCTCCGCGCCGTGGAAGACGAGCCTCAGGCTCCCGTCATCGACACCCACCTCCATTGCTTCGCTGGGCGAGACGACCCCCGCTTCCCCTATCATCCCGACGGGCCGTACCAGCCCGAGGAGCCAGCCACGCCCGAGCGCCTGCTGCGGCTCATGGACGGGGCGGGCGTGGATTACGCCGTCGTCGTCCACCCGGAGCCCTATCAGGACGACCACCGCTACCTGGAGCACTGCCTCGATGTCGGCGGGGAGAAGCTCAAGGGCACCTGCTTGTTTTTCGCCGATGAGCCGGGCTCGCTCGATCGGATGACCGAACTGGTCGAGCGACGGAAAGGCCAGATCGTCGCCGCCCGAATCCACGCCTACGCCCCGGATCGGCTGCCTCCCTTCGGCACCCCGGAACTGCGGGCACTCTGGGAGCACATCGGCGAGTTGGGTCTGGCGGTGCAACTCCACTTCGAGCCGAGATACGCCCCCGGCTTCGAGCCGCTGATCGAGGCATTTCCCGAGACGACGGTGATCATCGACCACCTGGGCCGCCCGTTCCAGGGCACGCCGGAGGAGCACGCCGTCGTGGTCGGCTGGTCAAGGTATCCGAACACGGTTATGAAGCTCTCGTCGATTCCGGATCAGCGCCAGTATCCGCACCGGGACATTGCCCCGGTGATCCGGACGCTGACGGATTCCTACGGCCCCGACCGGCTGATCTACGGCGGCGGCTTCAACGCCGAAGCCACCGGGGAGTCGTATCGGGCCTACCGGGAGCGGCTGCGGTCGTACTTGACGCATCTGACCCCCAAGGAACAGGAGAAGGTCCTGGGAGGAAATGCAGCGAGGCTGTTCGGGTTCGGGGCGGGAGGCAGATGA